The following proteins are encoded in a genomic region of Roseisolibacter agri:
- the purN gene encoding phosphoribosylglycinamide formyltransferase has product MRARIAALASGGGSNLQALLDHLDALGDARAADVVLVAADKPQAGALARASARGIATAVLHDPSDADALDALLRAHDVSLVVLAGYLKLVPAAVTARFHGRMLNVHPALLPAFGGPGMYGARVHRAVLAAGARVSGPTVHFVDEHYDRGAIVAQWPVPVSARDTPETLAARVLRAEHALLPRVVQAVAAGAVSLDADGRVAGAFAFPPDVPPFALPAAWAPADAGLDAALTS; this is encoded by the coding sequence GTGAGGGCGCGCATCGCGGCGCTGGCGTCCGGCGGCGGCTCCAACCTCCAGGCGCTGCTCGACCACCTGGACGCGCTGGGCGACGCGCGCGCCGCGGACGTGGTGCTGGTCGCCGCCGACAAGCCGCAGGCCGGCGCGCTCGCACGCGCCAGCGCGCGCGGCATCGCGACGGCCGTGCTGCACGACCCGTCCGACGCCGACGCGCTGGACGCGCTGCTCCGCGCGCACGACGTGAGCCTGGTGGTGCTCGCGGGCTACCTGAAGCTCGTGCCGGCCGCGGTCACCGCGCGCTTCCACGGCCGCATGCTGAACGTGCATCCGGCGCTGCTGCCCGCGTTCGGCGGGCCGGGGATGTACGGGGCGCGCGTGCACCGCGCGGTGCTCGCCGCCGGCGCCCGCGTCTCCGGTCCCACCGTGCACTTCGTCGACGAGCACTACGATCGCGGTGCCATCGTGGCCCAGTGGCCGGTGCCCGTCTCCGCGCGCGACACGCCCGAGACGCTCGCCGCGCGCGTGCTGCGCGCCGAGCACGCGCTGCTGCCGCGCGTCGTGCAGGCCGTCGCCGCCGGCGCGGTCTCGCTCGACGCCGATGGCCGCGTCGCGGGCGCGTTCGCCTTCCCGCCCGACGTCCCTCCCTTCGCCCTGCCCGCCGCCTGGGCGCCCGCCGACGCGGGCCTCGACGCGGCGCTCACTTCCTGA
- a CDS encoding valine--tRNA ligase, translating to MADHSSPAPLDLPATYDAAATEPAIYARWQEAGVYTAQPRRTNRLDGDRDPFVVLMPPPNVTAVLHMGHGLNNTVQDVVTRWRRMAGDEALWLPGTDHAGIATQNVVEKLIAREEGKTRYDLGREAFVGRTAQFVEETGGVILQQLKAIGASCDWSRTRYTLSPELSLAVREAFVRLYERGLIYKGHRVIHWCPRCMTSLSDEEAEFQESAGRLYHVSYPLTDDPTRTVTVATTRPETMLGDVAVAVHPEDERYRDIVGKTVTLPLVNRPIPVVADEYTDPAFGTGVVKITPAHDANDFEVGRRHALPMPIVIDATGTMKEVSEAEGRVPADIAGLDRFAAREKVVEQLRAAGRLVKVEAHQHNVRHCYRCDTVVEPRLSDQWFVKMAPLAAPALEAVRSGATRILPERWEGVYVHWLENIRDWNISRQLWWGHRIPVFYCDACNWHDALRHDVSACPSCGSASVRQDDDVLDTWFSSWLWPVSTLGWPNEDSDDLKAFFPSDVLVTAPEILFFWVARMIMAGYAFKDRTSFHTVYLHGTVRDTQHRKMSKSLGNGIDPIEVVQRYGADALRWTAIAGLGMGADVILDHNDLEKSFAPGRNFCTKLWNIGRFLLQNVGTEAVTPLADVAAERLTRADRWILARLDQAIADCDAALGPARPTPAGGVSAHGESQWREGEHAAGLRLNEYAEAARRFVWNELADWYLESTKGRLAGAGATEDDREVARAVLVHALDGALRLLHPVVPFITESLWQRLPGRAQGEFLTVASWPQARGADASSNGAAEFELVREAVSALREVRAEYNVAPGKQVEAMLVVRDAATRALFESEAVLAGRLTRSTLAVADAKPAGAAATKVLGGGTELVVPLGGIVDLDKEREKLTKELAELDKQLGALRGRLSNEGFVSRAPAAVVDAERQKEADWSRRREQLAATLAAMGGGA from the coding sequence ATGGCCGACCACAGCTCCCCCGCCCCGCTCGACCTCCCCGCGACCTACGACGCCGCCGCCACCGAGCCCGCGATCTACGCGCGCTGGCAGGAGGCGGGCGTCTACACCGCGCAGCCCCGTCGCACCAACCGCCTGGACGGCGACCGCGACCCGTTCGTCGTGCTCATGCCGCCGCCCAACGTCACGGCGGTGCTGCACATGGGGCACGGCCTGAACAACACGGTGCAGGACGTCGTCACGCGCTGGCGCCGCATGGCCGGCGACGAGGCGCTCTGGCTCCCCGGCACCGACCACGCCGGCATCGCGACCCAGAACGTCGTCGAGAAGCTGATCGCGCGCGAGGAGGGCAAGACGCGCTATGACCTCGGGCGCGAGGCGTTCGTCGGCCGCACCGCGCAGTTCGTCGAGGAGACGGGCGGCGTCATCCTGCAGCAGCTGAAGGCGATCGGCGCGTCGTGCGACTGGTCGCGCACGCGCTACACGCTCTCGCCCGAGCTGAGCCTCGCCGTGCGCGAGGCGTTCGTGCGCCTCTACGAGCGCGGCCTGATCTACAAGGGCCACCGCGTCATCCACTGGTGCCCGCGCTGCATGACGTCGCTCTCCGACGAGGAGGCGGAGTTCCAGGAGTCGGCGGGCAGGCTGTATCACGTCAGCTACCCGCTCACCGACGACCCGACGCGCACCGTCACGGTGGCCACCACGCGCCCCGAGACGATGCTCGGCGACGTCGCGGTGGCGGTGCATCCCGAGGACGAGCGCTACCGCGACATCGTCGGCAAGACGGTGACGCTGCCGCTGGTGAACCGCCCGATCCCGGTCGTCGCGGACGAGTACACCGATCCCGCCTTCGGGACCGGCGTCGTGAAGATCACGCCCGCGCACGACGCGAACGACTTCGAGGTCGGCAGGCGCCATGCGCTGCCGATGCCGATCGTCATCGACGCGACGGGCACGATGAAGGAGGTCAGCGAGGCCGAGGGGCGCGTGCCGGCGGACATCGCGGGCCTCGACCGGTTCGCGGCGCGCGAGAAGGTGGTGGAGCAGCTGCGCGCGGCGGGGCGCCTGGTGAAGGTCGAGGCGCACCAGCACAACGTGCGGCACTGCTACCGCTGCGACACCGTCGTCGAGCCGCGCCTCTCGGACCAGTGGTTCGTGAAGATGGCGCCGCTGGCCGCGCCGGCGCTGGAGGCCGTGCGCTCGGGCGCGACGCGCATCCTCCCCGAGCGCTGGGAGGGCGTGTACGTCCACTGGCTGGAGAACATCCGCGACTGGAACATCTCGCGGCAGCTCTGGTGGGGCCACCGCATCCCGGTGTTCTACTGCGACGCGTGCAACTGGCACGACGCGCTGCGGCACGACGTCAGCGCGTGCCCGTCGTGCGGCAGCGCGAGCGTGCGCCAGGACGACGACGTGCTCGACACGTGGTTCTCGTCGTGGCTCTGGCCGGTCTCCACGCTCGGCTGGCCGAACGAGGACAGCGACGACCTGAAGGCGTTCTTCCCGTCCGACGTGCTCGTGACGGCCCCGGAGATCCTCTTCTTCTGGGTCGCGCGCATGATCATGGCCGGCTACGCGTTCAAGGATCGCACGTCGTTCCACACGGTCTACCTGCACGGCACGGTGCGCGACACGCAGCACCGCAAGATGTCCAAGTCGCTCGGCAACGGGATCGATCCCATCGAGGTCGTGCAGCGCTACGGCGCCGACGCGCTCCGCTGGACGGCGATCGCGGGCCTCGGCATGGGCGCGGACGTCATCCTCGACCACAACGACCTGGAGAAGTCGTTCGCGCCGGGCCGCAACTTCTGCACGAAGCTCTGGAACATCGGCCGCTTCCTGCTGCAGAACGTCGGCACCGAGGCGGTGACGCCGCTCGCCGACGTCGCGGCCGAGCGCCTCACGCGCGCGGACCGCTGGATCCTCGCGCGCCTGGACCAGGCGATCGCGGACTGCGACGCGGCGCTCGGCCCCGCGCGCCCGACGCCTGCAGGCGGCGTGTCGGCGCACGGCGAGTCGCAGTGGCGCGAGGGCGAGCACGCGGCGGGCCTGCGCCTGAACGAGTACGCCGAGGCGGCGCGCCGCTTCGTGTGGAACGAGCTGGCGGACTGGTACCTGGAGAGCACGAAGGGCCGGCTGGCCGGCGCGGGCGCGACGGAGGACGACCGCGAGGTCGCGCGCGCGGTGCTCGTGCACGCGCTCGACGGCGCGCTGCGCCTGCTGCATCCCGTGGTGCCGTTCATCACCGAGTCGCTCTGGCAGCGGCTGCCGGGCCGCGCGCAGGGCGAGTTCCTGACGGTCGCGAGCTGGCCGCAGGCGCGTGGCGCGGACGCATCGTCCAACGGCGCCGCGGAGTTCGAGCTCGTGCGCGAGGCGGTGAGCGCGCTGCGCGAGGTGCGCGCCGAGTACAACGTCGCGCCGGGCAAGCAGGTCGAGGCGATGCTCGTCGTGCGCGACGCGGCGACGCGCGCGCTGTTCGAGTCGGAGGCGGTGCTGGCGGGCCGGCTCACGCGCAGCACGCTCGCCGTGGCGGACGCGAAGCCCGCGGGCGCGGCGGCCACGAAGGTGCTCGGCGGCGGCACGGAGCTGGTCGTTCCACTCGGCGGGATCGTGGACCTCGACAAGGAGCGCGAGAAGCTGACGAAGGAGCTGGCGGAGCTCGACAAGCAGCTGGGCGCGCTGCGCGGCCGGCTGTCGAACGAGGGCTTCGTGTCGCGCGCGCCCGCCGCCGTGGTGGACGCCGAGCGGCAGAAGGAGGCCGACTGGTCGCGGCGCCGCGAGCAGCTGGCCGCGACGCTCGCCGCCATGGGCGGCGGCGCGTGA
- the thrS gene encoding threonine--tRNA ligase yields MSSSILDRPDAPSPDAPTLTLVLPDGATRTVPAGTLPRDVVASIGERLLKAAVAVSVDGEVQDLITPLRRGGAFKVLTDKSPEALAVLRHSGAHVLATAVRRVRPDAKIGFGPAIDDGFYYDFEVAAPFTPEDLMAFEAEMRKVVQEKLAFERREVSRDEAQVVFRDDPLKLERLQDLPDDEVISTYRDGDFVDLCRGPHVPDTSWLKHFKLMSTAGAYWRGDSKRQMLQRIYATAFFKKEELEAHVHRIEEAKRRDHRVLGKALDLFQFFPVAPGAAFWTPRGTTIYNTLIDFVQERQKERFLEIKTPLLFTKKLWEQSGHWGKYRENMFLVLDNETNEHDMSLKPMNCPSHHLYFTSTRHSYRQLPLRYVTFDVLHRNELSGALSGLTRVRQFAQDDCHVYLREDQIVDEVKFLMDFILGYYETFGLTATLKFATRPEQRIGSDEMWDRAESALRGALEATGKPYELKEGDGAFYGPKIDFDVHDSIGRAWQLGTIQLDYAAPERFDLTYVGADNAPHRPVVIHRAVSGSMERFIAILIEHFAGAFPVWLAPEQVTVIPIAEDYAEYAGRVAATLRESGVRVVYDAASTEDYRVRIREAATMKVPYMLVLGRREAEAGTVTVRTRGREKQEAMPLEQFVARVTDEIRSRALVPVSDADEAAAAKSAS; encoded by the coding sequence ATGTCCTCTTCGATCCTCGATCGCCCCGACGCTCCGTCGCCCGACGCCCCGACGCTCACGCTCGTGCTGCCCGACGGTGCGACGCGCACCGTGCCCGCCGGCACGCTGCCCCGCGACGTCGTCGCGTCCATCGGCGAGCGGCTGCTCAAGGCCGCGGTCGCGGTCTCGGTGGACGGCGAGGTGCAGGACCTGATCACGCCGCTGCGCCGCGGCGGCGCGTTCAAGGTGCTCACGGACAAGAGCCCCGAGGCGCTCGCCGTGCTGCGCCACTCCGGCGCGCACGTGCTGGCGACGGCGGTGCGCCGCGTGCGCCCCGACGCCAAGATCGGCTTCGGCCCCGCCATCGACGACGGCTTCTACTACGACTTCGAGGTCGCCGCGCCCTTCACGCCCGAGGACCTGATGGCCTTCGAGGCGGAGATGCGCAAGGTCGTGCAGGAGAAGCTCGCCTTCGAGCGCCGCGAGGTCTCGCGCGACGAGGCGCAGGTCGTCTTCAGGGACGATCCGCTCAAGCTCGAGCGCCTGCAGGACCTCCCCGACGACGAGGTCATCTCGACGTACCGCGACGGCGACTTCGTGGACCTGTGCCGTGGCCCGCACGTGCCCGACACGTCGTGGCTGAAGCACTTCAAGCTCATGTCGACGGCGGGCGCGTACTGGCGCGGCGACTCCAAGCGGCAGATGCTGCAGCGCATCTACGCGACGGCCTTCTTCAAGAAGGAGGAGCTGGAGGCGCACGTCCACCGCATCGAGGAGGCGAAGCGCCGCGACCACCGCGTGCTCGGCAAGGCGCTGGACCTGTTCCAGTTCTTCCCGGTCGCGCCGGGCGCCGCCTTCTGGACGCCGCGCGGGACGACGATCTACAACACGCTCATCGACTTCGTGCAGGAGCGGCAGAAGGAGCGCTTCCTCGAGATCAAGACGCCGCTGCTGTTCACGAAGAAGCTGTGGGAGCAGTCCGGCCACTGGGGCAAGTACCGCGAGAACATGTTCCTCGTCCTCGACAACGAGACGAACGAGCACGACATGTCGCTCAAGCCGATGAACTGCCCCTCGCACCACCTGTACTTCACGTCGACGCGCCACTCGTACCGCCAGCTGCCGCTGCGCTACGTGACGTTCGACGTGCTCCACCGGAACGAGCTCTCGGGCGCGCTGTCGGGCCTCACGCGCGTGCGCCAGTTCGCGCAGGACGACTGCCACGTCTACCTGCGCGAGGACCAGATCGTCGACGAGGTGAAGTTCCTGATGGACTTCATCCTCGGCTACTACGAGACGTTCGGGCTGACGGCGACGCTCAAGTTCGCGACGCGCCCCGAGCAGCGCATCGGCTCCGACGAGATGTGGGACCGCGCCGAGTCGGCGCTGCGCGGCGCGCTGGAGGCGACGGGCAAGCCGTACGAGCTGAAGGAGGGCGACGGCGCGTTCTACGGGCCGAAGATCGACTTCGACGTGCACGACTCGATCGGGCGCGCGTGGCAGCTGGGCACGATCCAGCTGGACTACGCGGCGCCGGAGCGCTTCGACCTGACGTACGTCGGCGCCGACAACGCGCCGCACCGGCCGGTCGTCATCCACCGCGCCGTCAGCGGCTCGATGGAGCGCTTCATCGCCATCCTCATCGAGCACTTCGCGGGCGCGTTCCCGGTGTGGCTGGCGCCCGAGCAGGTGACGGTGATCCCGATCGCCGAGGACTACGCGGAGTACGCCGGGCGCGTCGCGGCGACGCTGCGGGAGTCGGGCGTGCGCGTGGTGTACGATGCCGCGAGCACGGAGGACTACCGCGTGCGCATCCGCGAGGCGGCGACGATGAAGGTGCCGTACATGCTCGTGCTCGGGCGCCGCGAGGCCGAGGCGGGCACGGTCACGGTGCGCACGCGCGGGCGTGAGAAGCAGGAGGCGATGCCGCTGGAGCAGTTCGTCGCGCGGGTCACGGACGAGATCCGCTCGCGCGCGCTGGTGCCCGTGTCGGACGCGGACGAGGCGGCGGCGGCGAAGTCGGCGAGCTGA
- a CDS encoding Ig-like domain-containing protein: protein MQPSRARRALLGLVTLLPIVGAACASPGVPPGGPEDRSPPKLLRISPDTGATGTRPKEVVFTFDEVVSETPRGAGVGGSGGAGTAGAGDPLEPLFIVSPRVGSVEVDWRRERIAIRPRRGFRDSTTYTITMLPGLADLRDNVRDSATVAVFSTGPARARNRIGGVVFDWVNGKPAARAIVEAIAADSTVYYTIADSVGRFTITNLPIATFLVKGVVDVNANRAADPREAFDTVRVASNLVARNDTAAAELYAFVRDTIGPRIVTVAPRDSLSLRVTFDRPLLPSQPLQLASFTLQAADSSVVPITAVNTSAAFDSLVARRARATADSAARARPDTAAQARARRDSVARVDSIARAARDTSARRRIPPPVMRQPTPTTELVLTLQAPLRPQAAYRLTARQVQSLSGRPRTSDRTFNTPKAEPARPPATPADSARPPAAATPPAGAPPVRTPPAGTPPAPRDTTRRPPTRS, encoded by the coding sequence GTGCAGCCATCGCGCGCGCGGCGCGCACTCCTCGGGCTCGTGACGCTGCTCCCCATCGTGGGCGCGGCGTGCGCGTCGCCCGGCGTGCCGCCGGGCGGGCCCGAGGACCGCTCGCCGCCGAAGCTCCTCCGCATCTCGCCGGACACCGGGGCGACCGGCACGCGGCCGAAGGAGGTCGTCTTCACCTTCGACGAGGTCGTGAGCGAGACGCCGCGCGGCGCCGGTGTGGGCGGCTCCGGCGGCGCGGGCACGGCGGGCGCCGGCGATCCGCTGGAGCCGCTGTTCATCGTCTCGCCGCGCGTCGGCTCGGTGGAGGTGGACTGGCGGCGCGAGCGCATCGCGATCCGCCCGCGGCGCGGCTTCCGCGACAGCACGACGTACACGATCACGATGCTGCCGGGGCTCGCGGACCTGCGCGACAACGTGCGCGACAGCGCGACGGTGGCCGTGTTCTCGACCGGGCCGGCGCGCGCGCGCAACCGCATCGGCGGCGTGGTGTTCGACTGGGTGAACGGCAAGCCCGCCGCGCGCGCCATCGTCGAGGCCATCGCGGCCGACAGCACGGTCTACTACACCATCGCCGACAGCGTCGGCCGCTTCACGATCACCAACCTTCCCATCGCGACCTTCCTCGTGAAGGGCGTGGTGGACGTGAACGCGAACCGCGCGGCCGACCCGCGCGAGGCGTTCGACACGGTGCGGGTGGCCTCGAACCTGGTGGCGCGCAACGATACCGCGGCCGCGGAGCTGTACGCCTTCGTGCGCGACACCATCGGCCCGCGCATCGTGACCGTGGCGCCGCGCGACAGCCTGTCGCTGCGCGTGACCTTCGACCGGCCGCTGCTCCCGTCGCAGCCGCTGCAGCTGGCGTCGTTCACGCTGCAGGCGGCCGACTCGAGCGTCGTGCCGATCACCGCGGTCAACACGTCGGCCGCCTTCGACTCCCTCGTCGCGCGGCGCGCGCGGGCGACCGCGGACTCGGCGGCGCGCGCACGGCCCGACACGGCCGCGCAGGCGCGGGCGCGGCGCGACAGCGTGGCGCGCGTCGACTCCATCGCCCGCGCGGCGCGCGACACGTCGGCGCGGCGCCGCATCCCGCCGCCGGTGATGCGCCAGCCCACGCCGACCACGGAGCTCGTGCTCACGCTGCAGGCGCCGCTGCGGCCGCAGGCCGCGTACCGCCTGACCGCGCGGCAGGTGCAGTCGCTCTCGGGCCGTCCACGCACGAGCGACCGCACGTTCAACACCCCAAAGGCGGAGCCCGCGCGTCCACCCGCGACGCCGGCCGACAGCGCGCGTCCGCCGGCGGCGGCCACGCCGCCGGCCGGCGCACCGCCCGTTCGCACGCCGCCTGCCGGCACGCCGCCGGCACCGCGCGACACTACGCGCCGACCTCCAACGCGCTCGTGA
- a CDS encoding D-glycero-alpha-D-manno-heptose-1,7-bisphosphate 7-phosphatase — protein sequence MRDDTAPLRPAVFLDRDGTLIDDEHYLADPDRVRLRPGAARAVRRLRDAGLAIVVVTNQSGIARGKFTEAEYEAVRARLDELLAAQGATLDASYHCPHHPDFGEACSCRKPGIALFQQAASEHALDLARSAFIGDKYRDVAPAARFGAYGVLVPSPDTPYNDMERARDSFAVATTLEAAAERVLARMRAAGGAS from the coding sequence GTGCGCGACGACACCGCTCCGCTGCGCCCCGCGGTCTTCCTGGACCGCGACGGCACCCTGATCGACGACGAGCACTACCTCGCCGATCCCGACCGCGTGCGCCTGCGCCCCGGCGCCGCGCGCGCGGTGCGCCGGCTGCGCGACGCCGGGCTGGCGATCGTCGTCGTCACGAACCAGTCGGGCATCGCGCGCGGGAAGTTCACCGAGGCCGAGTACGAGGCGGTGCGCGCGCGGCTCGACGAGCTGCTCGCCGCGCAGGGCGCGACGCTCGATGCGTCGTACCACTGCCCGCACCACCCCGACTTCGGCGAGGCGTGCAGCTGCCGCAAGCCGGGCATCGCGCTCTTCCAGCAGGCGGCGAGCGAGCACGCGCTCGACCTCGCGCGCTCGGCGTTCATCGGCGACAAGTACCGCGACGTCGCGCCGGCCGCGCGCTTCGGCGCGTACGGGGTGCTGGTGCCGTCGCCCGACACGCCGTACAACGACATGGAGCGCGCGCGCGACAGCTTCGCCGTCGCGACGACGCTCGAGGCGGCGGCCGAGCGCGTGCTGGCGCGCATGCGGGCGGCCGGCGGCGCGTCGTGA
- a CDS encoding BON domain-containing protein, with product MATIRYRDRESSTSGAIFVAVGALAGLAAGVLLAQRYGGLSGITQKVRDRFGEAALEDEGTEQELSGRPSAHDVPEYDDEPLGDDADEGEVLEERVLEAFRNDPVLSERAIDIGAIGTGIIELTGWVHAEDETHHAVTVTRGVPGVDTVVNRLTVRDDEDRFEERGRRYEAGDEETSPRWEGMGIGTGRPRQGTSAEVDRHADPKPVLEERWQREQQALKAAADDVEGLAERRASSTADLEGDRTGGSPITPTGVPKGDHVADPASADPVLREQTGRTDRNIRAD from the coding sequence ATGGCCACCATTCGCTACCGCGACCGCGAAAGCTCCACCTCCGGCGCCATCTTCGTCGCCGTCGGCGCGCTCGCGGGGCTCGCCGCCGGCGTGCTGCTCGCGCAGCGCTACGGCGGGCTGTCGGGCATCACGCAGAAGGTGCGCGACCGGTTCGGCGAGGCCGCGCTCGAGGACGAGGGCACGGAGCAGGAGCTCTCGGGCCGCCCGTCCGCGCACGACGTCCCCGAGTACGACGACGAGCCGCTCGGCGACGACGCCGACGAGGGCGAGGTGCTCGAGGAGCGCGTGCTCGAGGCCTTCCGCAACGATCCCGTGCTGAGCGAGCGCGCGATCGACATCGGCGCCATCGGCACCGGCATCATCGAGCTCACCGGCTGGGTGCACGCCGAGGACGAGACGCACCACGCGGTGACCGTCACGCGCGGCGTGCCCGGCGTCGACACGGTCGTCAACCGCCTCACGGTGCGCGACGACGAGGACCGCTTCGAGGAGCGCGGCCGCCGCTACGAGGCGGGCGACGAGGAGACGTCGCCGCGCTGGGAGGGGATGGGCATCGGCACCGGCCGCCCGCGCCAGGGCACCTCGGCCGAGGTCGACCGCCACGCCGACCCGAAGCCGGTGCTCGAGGAGCGCTGGCAGCGCGAGCAGCAGGCGCTGAAGGCCGCGGCCGACGACGTCGAGGGGCTGGCCGAGCGCCGCGCCTCGTCCACGGCCGACCTGGAGGGGGACCGCACGGGCGGCTCGCCGATCACCCCGACCGGCGTCCCGAAGGGCGACCACGTCGCCGACCCCGCCTCGGCCGACCCGGTGCTGCGCGAGCAGACGGGGCGGACGGACCGGAACATCCGCGCGGACTGA